In Neorhizobium sp. NCHU2750, a single genomic region encodes these proteins:
- the nudC gene encoding NAD(+) diphosphatase translates to MTKNLFESDAPHPEPSNLTAFAGNRLDRRAEYRGDDCVAEALAIEGTHILAFTAGKLILKHDDQVLDPLFAAYELAELKPDFDNAILLGYRESGEPRVAVPVQVAADALASHFKPTEARALYREALLDEELQGEVAQAVSLLAWNSSNRFCGKCGSPTEMKIGGYKRICTACQHMIFPRTDPVVIMLTVDAENDRCLLGRSHHFQEGMYSCLAGFVEPGETVEHAVRRETFEESGVEVGRVRYHASQPWPMPHSLMIGCYSEAVSTEIVIDTQEMSDVRWFTREEVKGMLDAGPDIKPFGPAKGAIAYRLMKDWIDWPA, encoded by the coding sequence ATGACAAAAAACCTTTTCGAATCGGATGCTCCGCACCCCGAGCCAAGCAACCTGACCGCTTTCGCCGGTAACAGGCTCGACCGGCGGGCGGAATATCGTGGCGACGACTGTGTCGCCGAGGCGCTTGCCATCGAAGGTACCCATATTCTGGCCTTCACTGCCGGCAAGCTTATCCTCAAGCATGATGATCAGGTTCTCGATCCGCTGTTCGCGGCCTATGAGCTGGCAGAGCTCAAGCCGGACTTCGACAACGCCATCCTGCTCGGTTACCGCGAGAGCGGTGAGCCGCGCGTCGCCGTGCCGGTTCAGGTTGCTGCCGATGCGTTGGCAAGCCACTTCAAGCCGACGGAAGCCCGCGCCCTCTATCGTGAGGCGCTGCTCGATGAAGAGCTGCAGGGCGAAGTCGCCCAGGCTGTCTCGCTTCTCGCCTGGAATTCATCCAATCGCTTCTGCGGCAAATGCGGCTCGCCGACCGAAATGAAGATCGGCGGCTACAAGCGCATCTGCACCGCATGCCAGCACATGATCTTCCCGCGCACCGATCCTGTGGTGATCATGCTGACGGTTGATGCAGAAAACGACCGCTGCCTGCTGGGCCGCAGCCATCATTTCCAGGAGGGCATGTATTCCTGCCTTGCCGGCTTCGTCGAGCCGGGCGAAACGGTCGAGCATGCCGTGCGCCGAGAAACCTTCGAGGAATCCGGCGTCGAGGTCGGCCGCGTCCGCTACCACGCCTCCCAGCCATGGCCGATGCCGCATTCTCTGATGATCGGGTGCTATTCCGAGGCCGTCTCGACCGAGATCGTGATCGACACCCAGGAAATGTCGGATGTTCGCTGGTTCACCCGCGAAGAGGTGAAAGGCATGCTGGATGCCGGCCCGGACATCAAACCCTTCGGCCCGGCCAAGGGCGCCATCGCCTATCGGCTGATGAAGGACTGGATAGATTGGCCGGCTTAG
- a CDS encoding AEC family transporter, with protein MSAVLANVLPVFILIFLGWLIAKSGVLKAETGDALGEFVFKIAVPMLIFDTLATADFQGVSPFRLWTAYFIGVAITWAIGDFIAKRIFRRDAKIAVIAGMSGSFANNVFIGLPLVSHIVGEDGLVALSILLAIHLPIMMIVGTILMEGAAAKVDGTAARSVAAVLKQVGSNLARNPLVIALVLGLIVNISGLSMPGPLRMVIDQIAASASPAALISIGMALTRYSVKGDLNLSASAAVLKLFLLPACVFLSGRMLDLRPDWTAALVLTASVPTGINAWLIAQRFRSGQSLAASVISITTAFGVASVSFWAWLLT; from the coding sequence GTGTCTGCAGTTCTCGCAAACGTTCTCCCCGTCTTCATTCTTATTTTTCTTGGCTGGCTAATCGCGAAATCCGGCGTGCTGAAGGCCGAAACCGGCGATGCGCTGGGTGAATTCGTGTTCAAGATCGCTGTTCCGATGCTGATCTTCGACACGTTGGCAACGGCGGATTTCCAGGGGGTTTCGCCCTTTCGGCTGTGGACCGCGTATTTCATCGGGGTCGCCATCACCTGGGCGATCGGGGATTTCATTGCAAAGCGGATTTTCCGACGCGACGCCAAGATCGCCGTGATTGCCGGCATGTCCGGCAGTTTTGCCAATAACGTCTTCATAGGCCTGCCTCTGGTGTCCCACATCGTAGGCGAAGACGGGCTGGTGGCATTGTCCATCCTGCTCGCCATCCACCTGCCGATCATGATGATCGTCGGCACGATCCTGATGGAAGGGGCGGCCGCCAAGGTTGACGGGACGGCAGCGCGCAGCGTTGCCGCCGTGTTGAAGCAGGTCGGGTCCAATCTTGCCCGCAATCCGCTGGTGATCGCACTCGTCCTCGGCTTGATCGTCAATATTTCCGGACTTTCGATGCCGGGACCGCTGCGCATGGTCATCGACCAGATCGCGGCATCGGCCAGCCCGGCCGCGCTGATCTCGATCGGCATGGCACTGACGCGTTATTCGGTGAAGGGCGATCTGAACCTCTCGGCCAGCGCAGCAGTGCTCAAGCTTTTCCTGCTGCCCGCCTGTGTCTTCCTCTCGGGGCGGATGCTCGACCTGAGGCCCGACTGGACCGCCGCACTGGTGTTGACCGCCTCGGTCCCCACCGGAATCAACGCCTGGCTGATCGCCCAGAGGTTCCGCTCCGGCCAGAGCCTCGCAGCCTCGGTGATCAGTATCACCACCGCCTTCGGCGTGGCCTCCGTCAGCTTCTGGGCATGGCTCCTCACGTAG
- a CDS encoding LysE family translocator, whose translation MTLASVFVFAAALFVAAGSPGPSIAALVSRVLAKGWRDVLPFLVAMWVGEAVWLSFAVAGLSALAESFHFVFVAIKWAGVAYLLYLAVRMWLADPGDAADELPENRSSVKMFLAGLTVTLGNPKIMMFYVALLPSIIDLNGITFAGWLELVATMLAVLATVDIVWTMLANKARQFLKSPRAVRIVNRISAGTMAGAAAAIATR comes from the coding sequence ATGACACTGGCTTCCGTATTTGTTTTCGCCGCCGCGCTGTTCGTGGCGGCGGGGTCTCCCGGCCCCAGCATTGCCGCGCTCGTCTCACGTGTGCTGGCCAAGGGCTGGCGTGACGTGCTGCCTTTCCTGGTGGCGATGTGGGTGGGCGAGGCCGTCTGGCTATCCTTCGCCGTGGCGGGCCTCTCGGCGCTTGCCGAAAGCTTCCATTTCGTCTTCGTGGCGATCAAATGGGCCGGTGTTGCCTATCTTCTCTATCTCGCCGTCCGGATGTGGCTCGCCGATCCGGGCGATGCGGCCGACGAACTGCCGGAAAACCGCTCCAGCGTGAAGATGTTCCTTGCCGGCCTCACCGTGACGCTCGGCAATCCGAAGATCATGATGTTCTACGTGGCGCTTCTGCCGTCGATCATCGATCTCAACGGCATAACCTTTGCCGGCTGGCTGGAACTGGTCGCAACCATGCTGGCCGTTTTGGCGACGGTCGACATCGTCTGGACGATGCTTGCCAACAAGGCCCGGCAGTTTCTGAAAAGCCCGCGCGCGGTGAGGATCGTCAACCGGATTTCCGCCGGCACGATGGCCGGTGCCGCCGCAGCGATCGCGACGCGCTGA
- a CDS encoding 3-deoxy-manno-octulosonate cytidylyltransferase gives MTQPAEEKTLVMIPARMASTRLPNKPLADIAGLPMIIQVAKRAQEAKVGRVVVAVDEQVVFDVVQAAGFDVVMTSQHHQSGSDRIFEALQKADPDGKAEVIINVQGDLPTVEAEVVRASLRPLDNPSTDIATLTVEITDEHEKTNPNVVKIVGSPLSDTRLKTLYFTRATAPYGNGPLYHHIGLYTYRRAALEKFVSLGPSPLELREKLEQLRALEAGMRIDAEIVHSIPLGVDTPADLEKARAILLSRQS, from the coding sequence ATGACACAACCGGCAGAAGAAAAAACCCTGGTGATGATCCCGGCCCGGATGGCCTCGACACGCCTTCCGAACAAGCCTCTGGCGGATATCGCCGGTCTTCCGATGATCATCCAGGTCGCCAAGCGAGCGCAGGAGGCAAAAGTCGGCCGCGTCGTCGTGGCGGTGGACGAGCAGGTGGTCTTCGATGTGGTCCAGGCCGCCGGTTTCGATGTCGTCATGACCAGCCAGCACCACCAGTCGGGCTCCGACCGGATTTTCGAGGCACTGCAGAAAGCCGATCCGGACGGAAAAGCGGAGGTCATCATCAACGTGCAGGGCGACCTGCCGACGGTCGAGGCGGAAGTCGTGCGCGCATCGCTGCGGCCGCTCGACAACCCGTCCACCGACATCGCGACGCTGACCGTCGAGATCACCGACGAACACGAAAAGACCAATCCGAACGTGGTCAAGATCGTCGGCTCACCGCTGTCGGATACGCGGCTGAAGACGCTCTATTTCACCCGCGCGACCGCGCCCTATGGCAACGGCCCGCTCTATCACCATATCGGGCTCTATACCTACCGGCGCGCGGCACTGGAAAAGTTCGTCTCGCTTGGTCCGTCGCCGCTCGAGCTGCGCGAAAAGCTGGAACAGTTGAGGGCGCTCGAGGCCGGGATGCGGATCGATGCCGAGATCGTCCATTCGATCCCGCTCGGCGTCGATACGCCCGCCGATCTGGAAAAGGCCCGCGCCATCCTCCTCTCCCGCCAATCCTGA
- a CDS encoding YbaB/EbfC family nucleoid-associated protein, translated as MRDIMGMMGKVKEMQAKMEKMQADIAALEVEGTAGGGLVTVKMNGKGEMLGLKLDPSLFKEDDVEILEDLIVAAHKSAKDRAEQITAEKTKELTAGLPIPPGMKLPF; from the coding sequence ATGCGCGACATCATGGGCATGATGGGCAAGGTCAAGGAAATGCAGGCCAAGATGGAGAAGATGCAGGCGGATATCGCCGCTCTCGAAGTCGAAGGCACTGCCGGCGGCGGTCTCGTGACCGTCAAGATGAACGGCAAGGGCGAGATGCTCGGCCTGAAGCTCGATCCGTCGCTGTTCAAGGAAGACGATGTCGAGATCCTCGAGGACCTGATCGTCGCCGCCCACAAGTCGGCAAAAGACCGGGCCGAGCAGATCACGGCCGAAAAGACCAAGGAACTGACCGCCGGCCTGCCGATCCCGCCCGGCATGAAGCTGCCGTTCTGA
- the recR gene encoding recombination mediator RecR, with amino-acid sequence MAKRVTGPEIEKLIQLLAKVPGLGPRSARRAALHLIKKKDQLLGPLSHAMGEAYDKVKICSRCGNVDTSDPCTVCTDIRRDHSMLIVCEDVSDLWALERAGAMNAAYHVLGGTLSPLDGVGPDDLNIRSLVDRVSEGTVKEIIIAVNATVEGQTTAHYITDQLSDFDVKITRLAHGVPVGGELDYLDEGTLTAALRARTTI; translated from the coding sequence ATGGCAAAGCGAGTCACCGGCCCCGAAATCGAAAAACTCATCCAGCTTCTGGCGAAGGTTCCGGGGCTCGGCCCCCGATCCGCGCGGCGGGCGGCCCTCCATCTGATCAAGAAGAAGGACCAGTTGCTCGGCCCCCTGTCACATGCCATGGGCGAGGCCTATGATAAGGTGAAGATCTGCTCGCGCTGCGGCAATGTCGATACGTCCGATCCCTGCACCGTCTGCACCGATATCCGCCGCGACCACTCGATGCTGATCGTCTGCGAGGACGTGTCCGATCTCTGGGCGCTGGAACGTGCCGGCGCGATGAATGCCGCCTACCACGTTCTCGGCGGCACGCTCTCGCCGCTCGACGGCGTCGGGCCGGACGACCTCAATATCCGCTCGCTCGTCGACCGGGTGAGCGAGGGAACGGTGAAAGAGATCATCATCGCCGTCAATGCCACCGTCGAAGGTCAGACGACGGCGCATTACATCACGGACCAGCTTTCCGATTTTGACGTGAAGATCACCCGGCTTGCCCATGGGGTGCCGGTCGGCGGCGAACTGGATTATCTCGATGAAGGCACGCTGACCGCCGCCCTCAGGGCCCGGACGACGATCTGA
- a CDS encoding HIT family protein, with protein sequence MSGFQLDARLARDTELVTSLGLCQLRMMKDSRWPWFMLVPQRNGVSELFDLTPLDQALLTFETNMVAAALKKTTSAEKINVAAIGNIVRQLHVHIVARFDGDPNWPGPIWGFGQAETYDEARKQSLIKSLMENLAS encoded by the coding sequence GTGAGCGGGTTTCAACTGGATGCACGGCTGGCGAGGGATACCGAGCTCGTCACGAGCCTCGGCCTCTGTCAGCTCAGGATGATGAAGGACAGCCGCTGGCCCTGGTTCATGCTGGTGCCGCAGCGAAACGGCGTCAGCGAACTCTTCGATCTGACGCCGCTCGATCAGGCGCTTCTGACCTTCGAAACCAATATGGTGGCAGCCGCTCTGAAAAAGACGACATCCGCCGAAAAGATCAATGTCGCGGCGATCGGCAATATTGTCCGCCAGCTGCATGTGCATATCGTCGCACGGTTCGACGGGGATCCGAACTGGCCCGGCCCGATCTGGGGTTTCGGCCAGGCGGAAACCTATGATGAAGCCCGCAAGCAATCCCTGATCAAAAGCCTGATGGAAAATCTCGCATCATGA
- a CDS encoding lytic murein transglycosylase: MRKTLIALAAFAALLLPLPASAQNRPDVERQFQQWIATDLGPQARKAGISQRTIEAAFKGVTLNWDLPDLVPPGSKPPKQQDQSQAEFSSPGAYFSEKRLQMLAETGRGLASTYASTLKQIEAKYGVPGEILIAIWGRETGYGKARMPYSAIQVLATKAFMSTRKEMFRDELIAALTMIQRGDATATEMKGSWAGALGQPQFMPSSYLKYAVDFDRDGHPDIWNSVPDALASIAHYLNEEGWQRGRDWGFEVSIPAKVSCAQEGPDLAKPISAWVSTGIARISDKAFPSSELRADGMMLLPAGRFGPEFIVTPNFYVLKQYNNSDLYALFIGNLADRIAHGAGPFQANWGDVGKMLRSDVLAMQKALVAKGYDVGNVDGLPGFKTRRSLGDWQAKAGLAPTCYPDASLKAKLR, translated from the coding sequence ATGCGCAAGACACTCATCGCTCTGGCGGCTTTCGCAGCACTTCTTCTTCCGCTCCCCGCCTCTGCCCAGAACAGGCCGGATGTCGAGAGGCAGTTCCAGCAATGGATCGCCACCGATCTTGGCCCGCAAGCGCGCAAGGCCGGCATTTCGCAGCGTACGATCGAAGCCGCCTTCAAGGGCGTGACACTGAACTGGGATCTGCCCGATCTAGTGCCGCCCGGTTCCAAGCCGCCGAAACAACAGGACCAAAGCCAGGCGGAATTTTCCTCTCCGGGTGCCTATTTCTCGGAGAAACGGCTGCAGATGCTGGCCGAGACCGGCCGCGGGCTTGCATCGACCTATGCCTCGACGCTGAAGCAGATCGAAGCCAAGTATGGCGTTCCGGGCGAGATCCTGATCGCGATCTGGGGGCGTGAAACCGGTTATGGCAAGGCGCGCATGCCCTATTCGGCGATCCAGGTGCTGGCAACCAAGGCCTTCATGTCGACCCGCAAGGAGATGTTCCGCGACGAACTGATCGCGGCGCTGACGATGATCCAGCGCGGCGATGCAACGGCCACAGAGATGAAGGGCTCATGGGCCGGGGCGCTCGGCCAGCCGCAGTTCATGCCATCGAGCTATCTCAAATACGCCGTCGACTTCGATCGCGACGGGCATCCGGACATCTGGAATTCGGTGCCGGACGCGCTCGCGTCGATCGCCCATTACCTCAACGAAGAGGGTTGGCAGCGCGGGCGCGACTGGGGGTTCGAGGTATCGATCCCCGCCAAAGTCAGCTGCGCGCAGGAGGGGCCGGACCTTGCAAAGCCGATCTCTGCCTGGGTTTCGACCGGGATTGCGCGCATTTCCGACAAGGCGTTTCCCTCATCCGAACTCAGGGCCGACGGCATGATGCTGCTGCCGGCCGGCCGCTTCGGGCCTGAATTCATCGTCACGCCGAATTTCTACGTGCTCAAGCAATATAACAATTCCGACCTCTATGCGCTGTTCATCGGCAATCTCGCCGATCGCATCGCCCATGGGGCCGGTCCCTTCCAGGCGAACTGGGGTGATGTCGGCAAGATGCTGCGTTCCGACGTACTTGCGATGCAAAAGGCCCTTGTGGCCAAGGGTTATGACGTCGGCAATGTCGACGGGCTGCCGGGCTTCAAGACGCGGCGTTCGCTCGGCGACTGGCAGGCGAAGGCCGGACTTGCGCCGACCTGTTATCCGGATGCATCGCTGAAGGCGAAACTAAGGTAG
- a CDS encoding prephenate dehydratase, whose protein sequence is MSTITNRIAFQGDHGANSDMACRDMFPDMEPLPCPTFEDAFQALESGESDLAMIPIENTIAGRVADIHTLLPESRLHIVGEYFMPIRFQLMVLPGVTHDEIRTVHSHIHALGQCRKIIRANGWKAVVAGDTAGAAKMISEKGDRSMAALAPRLAADLYKLEILQENVEDTENNVTRFVVLSRDEKWVQRNSPDDVIVTTFVFNVRNIPAALYKAMGGFATNGINMTKLESYQLGGKFVATQFYADIEGHPDDAPVRRALEELRFFSEKVRILGSYKGHPMRGTLQKG, encoded by the coding sequence ATGTCGACGATCACCAACCGCATCGCCTTCCAGGGCGACCATGGCGCAAATTCCGACATGGCCTGCCGCGACATGTTTCCGGACATGGAGCCGCTGCCCTGTCCGACCTTCGAGGACGCTTTCCAGGCGCTCGAAAGCGGCGAGTCGGACCTGGCGATGATCCCGATCGAGAACACGATTGCCGGTCGCGTGGCCGACATTCATACGCTCCTGCCGGAATCGCGACTGCATATCGTCGGCGAATATTTCATGCCGATCCGCTTCCAGCTGATGGTGCTGCCGGGTGTCACCCATGACGAGATTCGCACCGTGCACAGCCATATCCATGCGCTCGGCCAGTGCCGCAAGATCATTCGTGCCAACGGCTGGAAAGCCGTTGTCGCGGGCGATACGGCAGGCGCCGCCAAGATGATTTCGGAGAAAGGCGACCGCTCCATGGCAGCGCTTGCGCCGCGGCTGGCAGCCGATCTCTACAAACTGGAGATCCTTCAGGAAAACGTCGAGGATACGGAAAACAACGTGACCCGCTTCGTCGTGCTGTCGCGTGACGAGAAATGGGTGCAGCGGAACAGCCCGGACGACGTGATCGTCACCACCTTCGTCTTCAATGTCCGCAACATCCCGGCCGCGCTCTACAAGGCGATGGGCGGCTTTGCGACGAACGGCATCAACATGACGAAGCTTGAGAGCTATCAGCTCGGCGGCAAATTCGTGGCGACACAGTTCTATGCCGATATCGAGGGCCATCCGGACGACGCACCGGTGCGCCGCGCGCTGGAAGAACTGCGTTTCTTCTCCGAAAAGGTCCGCATCCTCGGCAGTTACAAGGGCCACCCGATGCGCGGAACGCTGCAGAAGGGCTAA
- a CDS encoding MOSC domain-containing protein, whose translation MKLLAICMGHAEKLAGRNYRTGIYKMPVGGPVMVDTLGLVGDAVCNRKHHGGPDQAILLEGSLTLDWWRSELDREVPFGTFGENLVVQGLDNRDVAVGDRFQVGAVTLEATCPRSPCNTLAAKLGDAKLLKAFIRAGRPGIYCRVLQPGLLSPGAPVACQAYDGERVSLPELLASLGGRPSDRDRARFLASPIGSRWREKLAV comes from the coding sequence ATGAAACTTCTGGCGATCTGCATGGGCCACGCGGAAAAGCTGGCCGGCCGCAATTATCGCACCGGCATCTACAAAATGCCCGTCGGTGGTCCCGTCATGGTCGACACACTTGGCCTGGTCGGAGATGCAGTCTGCAACCGCAAACACCATGGCGGTCCGGATCAGGCGATCCTGCTCGAAGGGTCTCTGACGCTGGACTGGTGGCGGTCCGAACTCGACCGGGAGGTGCCGTTCGGCACGTTCGGTGAGAATCTCGTGGTGCAAGGGCTCGATAACCGCGACGTGGCAGTCGGCGATCGTTTCCAAGTGGGCGCGGTGACACTTGAGGCGACCTGTCCCCGCTCGCCCTGCAATACGCTGGCAGCAAAGCTCGGCGACGCGAAACTTCTCAAGGCTTTCATCAGGGCCGGCCGCCCCGGCATCTATTGCAGGGTGCTGCAGCCGGGGTTGCTTTCGCCGGGCGCGCCGGTGGCCTGCCAAGCTTACGACGGCGAGCGTGTGAGCCTGCCGGAATTGTTGGCTTCACTCGGCGGTCGCCCATCCGATCGCGACAGGGCCCGTTTTCTCGCAAGTCCGATCGGCAGCCGCTGGCGGGAGAAACTTGCCGTGTGA
- a CDS encoding cytochrome c family protein translates to MNPYINMSVGALLATIFVMMTVSIASEGIFHSSAPVTPGFAIAAAEEPAAGAGGGEAAPASVPVGQLLANADAGAGATIFKKCQSCHSAEKGGPNKVGPDLWGVVGRPVATHEGFSYSAGMKDFSNGGQETWTFDHLNHFLTAPKAFVKGTAMGFAGLKNDKERANLLAYLREQSDNPLPLPDANAPAPATN, encoded by the coding sequence ATGAACCCCTACATCAATATGTCGGTGGGTGCTTTGCTTGCCACGATCTTCGTGATGATGACAGTCTCGATTGCGTCAGAAGGTATTTTTCATTCGTCGGCTCCGGTAACGCCCGGTTTTGCCATTGCTGCCGCTGAGGAGCCGGCAGCAGGCGCGGGCGGCGGCGAGGCGGCTCCGGCATCAGTCCCGGTCGGTCAGCTTCTGGCAAATGCCGATGCGGGCGCAGGGGCTACGATCTTCAAGAAGTGTCAAAGCTGTCATTCCGCAGAGAAGGGAGGCCCCAACAAGGTAGGGCCTGACCTCTGGGGCGTTGTCGGCCGGCCGGTGGCCACTCACGAAGGGTTCTCCTATTCGGCCGGGATGAAGGATTTCTCCAACGGTGGCCAGGAAACCTGGACTTTCGATCACCTGAACCATTTCCTGACGGCACCCAAGGCCTTCGTGAAGGGCACGGCCATGGGCTTTGCCGGGCTCAAGAACGACAAGGAACGGGCCAACCTGCTCGCCTATCTGCGCGAACAATCGGATAACCCGCTGCCTTTGCCGGATGCCAACGCACCGGCGCCGGCCACGAACTGA
- a CDS encoding DNA polymerase III subunit gamma/tau yields MSDSGPTSSTPSSTATAGSAYRVLARKYRPKDFSDLMVGQEPMVRTLTNAFETGRIAQAYMLTGVRGVGKTTTARILARALNYKTADIDRPTIDLREPGEHCQAIMEGRHVDVIEMDAASHTGIDDIREIIEQVRYRPVSARYKVYIIDEVHMLSTQAFNGLLKTLEEPPEHVKFIFATTEIRKVPITVLSRCQRFDLRRISAADLVGLFSTILEKEGIPAEQEALAMIARAAEGSARDGLSLLDQSIAHGGGSVHADTVRSMLGLADRARIVDLFEHVVKGDITAALSEFNAQYEAGANPVVVLTDLADFTHLVTRFKYIPEAADDPSLSEVERVRGREFSETVAVSALSRIWQMLLKGIPEAEGSSRPAGAAEMVLIRLTHAASLPSPEDAARRLAEFANGDGNGVQNGGGNGRGAPMGQGPQGSINARGIDMGGSRPTSGGPTAMLKAVPNTGLQAMPVGRIEERPSEKPEPKVPVRSLHDVVDLCTQNRDARLKALVRNFVRLVKIEPGRLDIRMTDSGPGTLPGELGVKLKEWTGIHWIVSLSKEEGEPTLVEADANAREARLTDAKSDPDVMAILSQFPGAKITDVRIRASEEDNDIEDAPPPATAESAEGDILPGDDIEDL; encoded by the coding sequence ATGAGCGACAGCGGGCCGACATCATCCACCCCTTCTTCGACGGCCACGGCCGGCAGCGCCTATCGGGTGCTTGCCCGCAAGTATCGCCCGAAGGATTTCTCCGATCTGATGGTCGGCCAGGAGCCGATGGTTCGCACGCTGACCAACGCGTTCGAAACCGGCCGTATTGCACAGGCATACATGCTGACGGGCGTTCGCGGGGTGGGCAAGACGACGACCGCCCGCATTCTCGCCCGCGCATTGAACTACAAGACCGCTGACATCGACCGCCCGACGATCGATCTGCGCGAACCCGGTGAACATTGCCAGGCGATCATGGAAGGCCGGCATGTCGACGTGATCGAGATGGACGCCGCCTCGCATACCGGTATCGACGACATAAGAGAGATCATCGAGCAGGTGCGCTACCGTCCGGTCTCGGCGCGCTACAAGGTCTATATCATCGACGAAGTGCACATGCTGTCGACGCAGGCCTTCAACGGGTTGCTGAAAACCCTTGAAGAGCCGCCGGAGCATGTGAAATTCATCTTCGCGACCACCGAGATCAGAAAAGTCCCGATCACCGTGCTGTCGCGCTGCCAGCGTTTCGACCTGCGCCGCATCAGTGCTGCCGATCTCGTCGGGCTGTTTTCCACCATTCTCGAAAAGGAAGGCATTCCGGCCGAACAGGAAGCGCTGGCGATGATCGCGCGCGCGGCCGAAGGATCCGCGCGTGACGGGTTGTCGCTGCTCGACCAGTCGATTGCCCATGGCGGCGGCAGCGTGCATGCGGATACCGTTCGCAGCATGCTGGGCCTTGCCGACCGCGCCCGGATCGTCGACCTGTTCGAGCATGTGGTGAAGGGCGATATCACGGCGGCACTTTCGGAATTCAACGCGCAATACGAAGCGGGTGCGAACCCCGTCGTGGTGCTGACGGATCTTGCCGATTTCACCCATCTCGTCACCCGGTTCAAATATATTCCCGAGGCTGCCGACGATCCTTCGCTGAGCGAAGTCGAACGCGTGCGCGGTCGGGAGTTTTCGGAAACCGTCGCCGTCAGCGCCCTGTCGCGCATCTGGCAGATGCTTCTCAAGGGCATTCCTGAGGCCGAAGGTTCGTCGCGCCCGGCAGGGGCCGCCGAAATGGTGCTGATCCGGCTCACCCATGCCGCATCGCTTCCTTCGCCCGAGGATGCCGCACGCCGGCTTGCGGAATTCGCCAATGGCGATGGCAACGGTGTGCAGAATGGTGGCGGCAACGGGCGTGGAGCGCCGATGGGGCAAGGTCCGCAGGGTTCGATCAACGCTCGTGGCATCGACATGGGCGGATCGCGACCGACATCCGGTGGACCCACGGCCATGCTGAAAGCCGTGCCGAATACCGGATTGCAAGCCATGCCTGTGGGCCGCATCGAGGAGCGCCCGAGCGAAAAGCCGGAGCCTAAAGTGCCCGTCCGTTCGCTGCATGATGTGGTCGATCTCTGCACCCAGAACCGGGATGCGCGGCTGAAGGCACTGGTGCGCAATTTCGTCCGGCTGGTGAAGATCGAGCCGGGCCGGCTCGATATCCGCATGACGGATAGCGGCCCCGGCACGCTGCCCGGCGAACTCGGCGTCAAGCTGAAGGAATGGACCGGCATCCACTGGATCGTCTCGCTGAGCAAGGAAGAAGGCGAGCCGACGCTGGTTGAGGCCGATGCCAATGCCCGCGAGGCGCGGCTGACAGACGCCAAATCCGATCCGGACGTGATGGCGATCCTGTCGCAGTTTCCCGGCGCCAAGATCACCGACGTCAGGATCCGCGCCTCGGAAGAGGACAATGACATCGAGGATGCACCGCCGCCGGCGACCGCAGAATCCGCCGAGGGCGATATCCTGCCCGGCGACGACATCGAAGATCTATAA